One genomic segment of Paenibacillus durus includes these proteins:
- a CDS encoding YhcH/YjgK/YiaL family protein, which produces MIFSNIESGEPIEKKYTEPVVRAVRYLQEHQHEFAHMETGIYPIDGDDFFVQVFDVTTRQKEEARPEVHRKYVEVHYSVEGKERIGFAVDLGKNTVTETLLETKDAIFYAEIDRETELVLEPGDYAIFFPEDVHRPIWEHGGKISIRRVVIKINEAIM; this is translated from the coding sequence ATGATCTTTTCCAACATTGAGAGCGGAGAACCGATCGAGAAAAAATATACGGAGCCAGTGGTCCGGGCGGTCCGGTATTTGCAGGAGCATCAGCATGAGTTTGCGCACATGGAGACGGGCATTTATCCGATTGACGGAGACGATTTCTTTGTCCAGGTCTTCGATGTCACAACCCGGCAGAAAGAGGAGGCCAGACCGGAAGTCCACCGCAAATATGTTGAAGTACACTACTCGGTGGAGGGCAAGGAACGAATCGGCTTTGCGGTCGATTTGGGCAAGAACACGGTGACGGAGACGCTGCTGGAGACCAAGGATGCGATTTTTTACGCCGAGATCGACAGAGAGACGGAGCTTGTGCTGGAGCCGGGGGATTACGCAATTTTTTTCCCCGAAGATGTTCACCGGCCGATCTGGGAGCATGGCGGCAAGATATCAATCCGCAGGGTGGTCATTAAGATCAACGAAGCCATAATGTAG
- a CDS encoding ABC transporter permease, translating to MDTLTRFELRKIMRRKSFFAGIAILVVVIILMISTLVTGAEITGKDGKELKGLAAIPLRKEYDRQLAGPLTVERVADAVERHQKVMRDPKNLNEIGEITNEAYTKYEVKDEQIDRLIRVTFSHVHDYDHYIINRLTPSAAKAFYQKRLEKVNEYLNTENTYGYYSPEDKVFLIKMNKRIPVPFQMDYVTGWENVFENLQYVFFFTAFVIAFCLAPVFSSEYQSGADSIILSSRYGRNRVIIAKLKASFLVSLGLFVFALMAYTLLMLGIYGFDGGSASVQIIELLAPVPYTVFQTYLWAVFIGGLACLLIGAVTLWLSSRIRSPFPVIIVIVMFLFGPLFFSASKSNRLFNHLMDLLPGNMFNSFEKVTGYEVFHIFGQLIPEYKVMAGFAIIVIALLLPLTYRAFNKHQVI from the coding sequence ATGGATACGCTGACTCGGTTCGAGCTGCGCAAGATCATGCGCCGGAAATCATTTTTTGCAGGGATTGCGATTTTGGTAGTAGTGATCATATTGATGATAAGTACTTTGGTTACGGGTGCAGAGATAACGGGTAAGGACGGTAAGGAATTGAAAGGACTGGCGGCTATCCCTCTACGTAAGGAATACGACCGTCAGCTTGCCGGTCCTCTAACCGTAGAGAGAGTAGCAGATGCGGTTGAACGGCATCAAAAAGTGATGCGTGATCCGAAAAATCTGAATGAAATAGGAGAAATCACCAATGAGGCCTATACCAAATATGAAGTAAAGGATGAACAGATAGATAGATTGATTCGTGTTACTTTTTCTCATGTGCATGATTACGATCATTATATTATCAACAGATTGACACCAAGTGCCGCAAAAGCGTTTTACCAGAAACGGCTAGAGAAAGTTAACGAATATTTGAATACTGAAAATACCTACGGGTACTATTCGCCGGAAGATAAGGTTTTCCTTATAAAGATGAATAAGCGCATCCCTGTTCCTTTCCAAATGGACTATGTAACAGGTTGGGAGAATGTGTTTGAGAATCTGCAGTACGTCTTTTTTTTCACTGCTTTTGTTATCGCGTTCTGTCTTGCTCCCGTGTTTTCAAGTGAATACCAGAGCGGGGCTGACTCCATCATTCTATCCTCACGCTATGGCCGCAATAGGGTTATCATCGCCAAATTGAAAGCTAGCTTCCTGGTGTCCCTGGGTCTGTTTGTCTTCGCGCTGATGGCCTATACGCTCTTGATGCTGGGGATATATGGATTTGACGGCGGGAGTGCCAGTGTGCAAATCATTGAACTTTTGGCGCCAGTCCCCTACACGGTTTTCCAAACGTATTTGTGGGCGGTGTTCATTGGTGGTCTGGCATGTCTGCTTATAGGAGCAGTGACGCTGTGGCTGTCCAGTCGTATAAGGAGTCCCTTTCCCGTTATCATTGTAATCGTCATGTTCCTCTTCGGTCCGCTGTTTTTTTCGGCCAGCAAAAGCAACCGCCTGTTTAATCACTTGATGGATTTGCTGCCGGGCAATATGTTCAACAGTTTTGAAAAGGTAACCGGTTACGAGGTGTTCCATATTTTTGGTCAGTTGATTCCGGAGTACAAGGTCATGGCAGGATTTGCAATAATCGTAATAGCACTGCTGTTGCCTCTTACGTATCGAGCATTTAATAAGCACCAGGTTATTTGA
- a CDS encoding ABC transporter ATP-binding protein, with the protein MKFDDSLEKPDFSKAMLLRIYRYFLPYWKQTLVVLAILILTSLLGLLPPLLIQQIVDHALPGKDLRMLLFLVTASLGATVASGLLGVLQSYLNSFISQNIVYDMKNQMYRHLQDMPLQFFSNVKQGEVITRMTSDISGIQGVFSGTIVNFASNLLVLISTAVTLFLMNWKLALVSVLVVPLFVAPTRKMGSVRWKLAKQTQEKISEQNHIIEETLSLSGYMLMKLFTREDTEQSRFREVSLATTRLQIRESMAGRWFMMLVSTFASIGPMLIYLYGGFLFIQGEITVGAIIAFVALLGRLYSPVGQLTNLYVDIKRSVALFERIFDYFDMEPQIVDNPNAVPLNDANSGIEFQNVSFAYQQGKPALRDISFKAEPGTMTALVGPSGAGKTTITNLIPRLYEPDSGSIRIGSADITSLTLKSLRSNIGLVTQDTYLFNGTIRENLLYAVGETDENKMIEACKAAYIHDFIMELPDGYDTIVGNRGIKLSGGEKQRISIARVLLKNPSIIIMDEATSSLDTVSEYYVQEAMAVLLSNKTSLVIAHRLSTILAADNILVVSDGKVVEEGKHEQLLEKNGVYKDLYDKQFGKKALA; encoded by the coding sequence ATGAAATTCGACGACTCCCTGGAGAAGCCGGATTTCTCCAAAGCCATGCTGCTGCGGATTTACCGCTATTTCCTTCCTTATTGGAAACAGACGCTGGTCGTGCTGGCGATCCTGATCCTCACTTCTCTGCTTGGACTGCTGCCGCCTCTGCTCATTCAGCAAATCGTCGATCATGCACTTCCGGGCAAGGATCTGCGGATGCTGCTCTTCCTGGTTACAGCCTCCCTGGGCGCGACGGTTGCATCAGGCCTGCTGGGCGTGCTGCAGAGTTATTTGAATTCTTTTATCTCGCAAAATATCGTCTATGATATGAAAAATCAGATGTACCGTCATCTTCAAGACATGCCGCTGCAGTTCTTCTCGAATGTGAAGCAGGGTGAAGTCATCACCAGAATGACCAGCGATATTTCGGGGATTCAGGGGGTATTCAGCGGCACAATCGTGAATTTTGCCAGCAATCTGCTGGTATTGATTAGCACGGCGGTGACGCTTTTTCTGATGAACTGGAAGCTGGCCTTGGTCAGTGTGCTGGTTGTCCCGCTGTTCGTCGCTCCTACCCGCAAAATGGGCAGCGTCCGCTGGAAGCTCGCCAAGCAAACGCAGGAGAAAATTTCCGAGCAGAACCATATTATCGAAGAAACGCTCAGCCTTAGCGGATATATGCTGATGAAGCTGTTTACCCGGGAGGACACCGAACAGTCCCGCTTCAGAGAAGTCAGCTTGGCAACAACCCGCCTGCAAATCAGGGAATCCATGGCCGGCCGATGGTTCATGATGCTGGTCAGTACGTTCGCTTCCATCGGACCTATGCTGATTTATTTGTACGGAGGCTTTCTGTTTATTCAAGGTGAGATTACCGTCGGAGCCATTATTGCCTTTGTGGCGCTGCTTGGCAGACTTTACAGCCCTGTGGGGCAGCTTACGAATTTGTATGTGGACATTAAACGGTCGGTTGCTTTGTTCGAGCGCATTTTCGATTATTTCGACATGGAGCCGCAGATTGTGGACAATCCTAATGCAGTTCCACTAAATGATGCGAACAGCGGTATAGAATTCCAAAATGTCAGCTTCGCCTATCAACAAGGCAAACCGGCTCTGCGGGATATTTCATTCAAGGCGGAGCCTGGAACGATGACCGCGCTTGTTGGACCGAGCGGAGCGGGAAAAACAACCATTACGAATCTCATTCCCCGGCTGTACGAACCGGATTCGGGGAGCATTAGGATTGGCAGCGCGGATATCACTTCGCTCACTCTAAAGTCCTTACGGTCGAACATCGGCCTGGTCACCCAGGATACGTACCTGTTTAATGGAACAATCCGTGAGAATTTGCTGTATGCGGTCGGCGAAACGGATGAGAACAAGATGATTGAAGCCTGCAAAGCGGCTTACATTCATGATTTTATTATGGAGCTTCCGGATGGCTATGACACGATTGTGGGCAATCGGGGGATCAAGCTGTCGGGCGGAGAGAAGCAGAGAATCTCCATCGCCAGAGTCCTGCTGAAGAATCCGTCGATCATCATTATGGACGAAGCGACCTCCTCGCTCGATACGGTCTCCGAATACTATGTCCAAGAGGCCATGGCGGTCCTGCTCAGTAACAAGACCAGTCTCGTCATCGCCCACCGTCTGTCCACGATTCTGGCGGCCGACAATATCCTTGTCGTCAGTGATGGGAAGGTCGTAGAGGAAGGCAAGCATGAGCAGCTTCTGGAGAAGAACGGAGTCTATAAGGATTTGTACGACAAGCAGTTTGGAAAAAAAGCTTTGGCGTGA
- a CDS encoding YhcH/YjgK/YiaL family protein codes for MYFGSIETLEQTKRQYPPAITRALQYLKDNREQFLSMDAGVYPIEGQEIYAQVVNLVTKKKEDTRPEVHRKYIDVQFSVEGNERIGFAADTGNNVVDEDLVAEKDIIFYKQAENEMELLMQPGQFAVFFPEDVHRPGCENGGGASLRKVIVKVSTAIL; via the coding sequence ATGTATTTCGGTAGTATTGAAACATTGGAACAAACGAAGCGGCAGTATCCGCCAGCTATTACAAGAGCCCTTCAGTATTTAAAGGACAACCGGGAGCAGTTTCTGTCCATGGATGCCGGAGTTTATCCGATTGAGGGACAGGAAATTTACGCCCAGGTCGTTAATCTGGTGACCAAGAAGAAAGAGGATACCCGGCCGGAGGTGCACCGGAAATACATCGATGTGCAATTTTCCGTGGAAGGCAATGAGCGGATCGGATTTGCGGCGGACACGGGAAACAATGTGGTGGATGAGGATCTGGTGGCGGAGAAGGACATTATTTTTTATAAGCAGGCCGAGAATGAAATGGAGCTTCTGATGCAGCCTGGGCAGTTCGCCGTCTTTTTCCCCGAGGATGTTCATCGTCCGGGCTGTGAGAATGGAGGCGGCGCTTCTTTGCGCAAGGTGATCGTAAAGGTAAGCACTGCTATCTTATAG
- a CDS encoding GntR family transcriptional regulator yields MIDPKLNIGLGEQLTDILRMKIVGGGLENGLKLTETAIASEYGLSRAPVREAFRNLEYEGLLDITKQGAVVKVLTEKEVNEFYNVRYMLESFALSHIPPEARDHIIRFLETSVDRMELALSHKDADEFAAQDIAFHTKPFEVIDHKFIKLFWANIDKLCRAILIVGTRRQFGKGEFEYKRQVVDKHRQIVAALKVGGSEEILAALRNHFHYNSWIDKKEF; encoded by the coding sequence ATGATTGATCCGAAGCTTAACATAGGGTTGGGAGAGCAGCTGACCGATATTTTGCGGATGAAGATCGTTGGCGGCGGGTTGGAGAATGGGCTGAAGCTGACGGAAACCGCGATAGCAAGCGAATATGGATTAAGCCGCGCTCCGGTGCGGGAAGCGTTCCGCAATCTGGAATACGAAGGTCTTTTGGATATTACGAAGCAGGGGGCTGTCGTAAAGGTCCTTACCGAAAAAGAGGTCAACGAGTTCTATAATGTCCGCTATATGCTGGAATCGTTTGCGCTCAGCCACATTCCGCCCGAAGCGCGGGATCATATTATCCGCTTCCTGGAGACTTCCGTCGACAGAATGGAGCTGGCGCTGAGCCACAAGGATGCCGACGAGTTCGCGGCGCAGGATATTGCGTTCCACACCAAGCCGTTCGAGGTGATCGACCACAAGTTCATCAAGCTCTTCTGGGCGAACATAGACAAGCTGTGCCGGGCGATTCTGATTGTGGGAACGCGCCGCCAGTTCGGCAAGGGAGAGTTTGAATACAAACGCCAGGTGGTCGATAAGCACCGCCAGATTGTGGCCGCGCTGAAGGTAGGCGGCAGTGAGGAGATTCTGGCCGCACTTCGCAATCACTTTCACTACAACAGCTGGATCGATAAAAAAGAATTCTGA
- a CDS encoding DMT family transporter: MGKYRTYLFLIMANLFWAGNYVFGKYVVAEMTPVQMTFSRWLIAVFLLFPIAQFVERPNWKSVLKEWRILVLMSILGLVGYNFLLYEALRFTTSMNAALVNAMNPALIVLFSSFFLREKISLAKGVGLLVSLLGVLLVLTNGQLQLIFQTEYNLGDLLMLAAILVWTFYSILGRKMKGLPPISATAVSALMGLLLILPFFLASGIHLPLSPKATMGILYIGIFPSVGSFIFWNASIREIGASRAGIYLNLITVFTAILSMLLGNPITLAQVLGGLLVFAGVYITGKKDKGIRS, translated from the coding sequence ATGGGCAAGTACCGTACTTATCTTTTTTTAATTATGGCTAATCTGTTCTGGGCGGGGAATTATGTGTTCGGCAAATATGTGGTGGCGGAGATGACGCCGGTGCAGATGACGTTCTCGCGGTGGCTGATCGCGGTGTTCCTGCTGTTTCCGATCGCACAGTTCGTTGAACGCCCTAACTGGAAGAGCGTCTTGAAAGAGTGGAGAATCTTAGTGCTTATGTCCATACTGGGCCTGGTCGGCTATAACTTTTTGCTGTACGAGGCGCTGAGGTTCACAACCTCCATGAACGCTGCGCTCGTCAATGCGATGAATCCGGCGCTGATCGTGCTGTTCTCTTCCTTTTTTCTTCGGGAAAAAATCTCGCTTGCTAAAGGTGTAGGGCTGCTGGTGTCGCTGCTCGGCGTGCTGCTGGTGCTGACGAATGGACAGCTGCAGCTCATTTTTCAGACCGAATACAATCTCGGCGATTTGCTGATGCTGGCCGCGATTCTCGTATGGACGTTCTATTCGATCCTTGGACGGAAAATGAAGGGTTTGCCTCCAATCTCGGCTACGGCGGTTTCCGCTTTGATGGGGCTGCTGCTCATTCTTCCTTTCTTCCTGGCTTCGGGCATCCATCTTCCGCTGAGTCCCAAGGCGACCATGGGCATACTGTATATCGGCATTTTTCCTTCGGTGGGGTCGTTTATTTTCTGGAACGCGTCGATCCGCGAGATCGGGGCCAGCCGGGCGGGGATTTATCTGAATCTGATTACGGTGTTCACGGCTATTCTCAGCATGCTGCTCGGCAATCCGATCACGCTTGCGCAGGTACTCGGCGGGCTGCTTGTGTTTGCGGGGGTATACATAACCGGGAAAAAAGACAAAGGGATAAGAAGCTAG
- a CDS encoding MarR family winged helix-turn-helix transcriptional regulator, with translation MDDHCHTAEVYRSFFSIARQLKRLAHQSAAESGLTVHQLDILRLIRTAPRLTQKEVTERLRMPKSRVSLHIDALVDKEFAVRETSPQDRRETLLRSTPAGETLCEHYDRDDLSRKALAGALRQFSPEEIELLLTMHERLLNEL, from the coding sequence ATGGACGATCATTGCCATACGGCGGAGGTTTACCGCTCCTTTTTTTCCATTGCCAGACAGCTCAAAAGACTCGCCCACCAAAGCGCCGCCGAGTCCGGACTGACCGTCCATCAGCTCGACATTCTCCGGTTGATCCGAACGGCTCCCAGGCTCACCCAGAAAGAAGTGACCGAACGGCTGCGGATGCCCAAGAGCAGAGTCAGCTTACATATTGACGCCCTGGTTGACAAAGAATTCGCGGTTCGCGAAACTTCTCCGCAGGATCGCAGGGAGACGCTGCTGCGCTCTACTCCGGCGGGGGAGACCTTATGCGAGCATTACGACCGGGATGACCTGTCCCGCAAGGCACTGGCCGGAGCTCTCCGCCAATTCTCACCGGAAGAGATCGAGCTGCTGCTGACGATGCATGAACGGCTGCTGAACGAGCTGTAA
- a CDS encoding ABC transporter ATP-binding protein encodes MLELTLNQVSKQFSAKKAVDGISVRLNSGVYGLLGANGAGKTTLMRMICGILNPTSGTIQMNGQEIGRMGERYRDLLGYLPQDFGYYPDFSAEEFLWYVGSLKGLTLPAAKGKAKELLRMVALSEAARKKIRTFSGGMKQRLGIAQAMLNDPRVLVLDEPTAGLDPKERVRFRNLIADLARDKIVILSTHIVSDVEYIADQILVMKQGGLLMTGTVEQLTATMEGCVWSCHIPAREAEEWNTRYCVSNLRHEGNQVELRIVSKVKPANHAASVAPTLEDFYLHHFQDEQAAVSDEEKEGA; translated from the coding sequence ATGCTCGAACTGACCTTGAATCAGGTAAGCAAGCAATTTTCCGCGAAAAAAGCAGTAGACGGCATTTCGGTCCGTTTGAACAGCGGAGTATATGGATTACTCGGGGCTAACGGTGCGGGGAAAACGACTCTGATGCGGATGATTTGCGGCATTCTAAACCCGACATCGGGAACAATTCAGATGAACGGCCAGGAGATCGGCCGCATGGGGGAACGCTATCGTGATCTGCTGGGCTATTTGCCTCAGGATTTCGGCTATTACCCTGATTTCAGTGCGGAGGAGTTCCTCTGGTATGTGGGATCACTGAAGGGGTTGACTCTGCCCGCGGCAAAGGGCAAAGCCAAAGAGCTTTTGCGGATGGTTGCCCTGTCGGAGGCAGCCCGCAAGAAAATCCGCACGTTCTCAGGCGGGATGAAGCAGCGTCTGGGCATTGCCCAAGCGATGCTCAACGATCCCCGTGTGCTGGTGTTGGACGAGCCGACGGCGGGACTTGATCCTAAAGAGAGGGTCCGCTTCCGCAACCTGATCGCCGATCTTGCCCGGGACAAGATTGTCATCCTTTCGACGCATATTGTGTCGGATGTGGAATATATAGCCGACCAGATTCTGGTGATGAAGCAAGGCGGGCTATTGATGACCGGTACGGTGGAACAACTGACGGCGACGATGGAAGGCTGCGTATGGTCATGTCATATACCAGCGCGGGAGGCGGAGGAATGGAATACCCGCTACTGTGTGAGCAATCTGCGGCATGAAGGGAATCAGGTGGAGCTGCGAATCGTGTCCAAGGTGAAACCCGCGAATCACGCGGCATCGGTTGCTCCGACACTGGAGGATTTCTACCTGCATCACTTCCAGGATGAACAGGCCGCAGTGAGTGATGAAGAGAAAGAGGGGGCATAG
- a CDS encoding 5-deoxy-glucuronate isomerase: protein MELKFTAPSRPGLHRIVGPGNSQLEVLELFVLNLPSGGAQTIELEGSEASLVCIEGKLRIAAVNSEYTLLPGDGLYVPRGQTVSVEGVSEQSRLVMAAAEAWSDGELIYADYGIAYREKEIHGRYNYTRDIVNLLIRSDRASRIVTGITTGQDGAWTSWPPHHHSGTLEEIYFYFDIPSHGFGIHVGMLMDGTEQAEIVRSGDAVIIPNGYHPTVASPGTRMKYIFFLGAKGSEEDRRAPSEDHPYYR from the coding sequence ATGGAGCTGAAATTTACTGCGCCAAGCAGGCCGGGACTGCACCGGATTGTCGGACCCGGGAACAGCCAGCTGGAGGTTCTGGAGCTGTTCGTACTGAACTTGCCTTCGGGCGGGGCGCAAACCATTGAGCTGGAGGGCAGCGAGGCAAGTCTGGTCTGCATCGAAGGCAAGCTGCGGATCGCGGCTGTAAACAGCGAGTACACGTTATTGCCGGGGGACGGCCTGTATGTTCCGAGAGGTCAAACGGTCAGCGTTGAGGGCGTCTCGGAACAATCCAGGCTCGTTATGGCAGCGGCTGAAGCGTGGAGCGACGGGGAGTTGATTTATGCCGATTATGGCATCGCCTACCGTGAGAAGGAAATCCACGGGAGGTATAACTATACCCGTGATATCGTGAATCTGCTGATCCGCTCCGACCGGGCGAGCCGTATCGTAACAGGCATCACTACAGGGCAGGATGGAGCCTGGACCAGTTGGCCGCCGCATCATCACTCCGGCACGCTGGAGGAAATCTACTTTTATTTCGATATTCCCTCACACGGCTTCGGCATTCATGTGGGAATGCTGATGGACGGAACCGAGCAGGCGGAAATCGTCCGTTCGGGTGATGCGGTCATTATTCCGAATGGCTATCATCCCACGGTGGCGTCTCCGGGCACCCGTATGAAATACATCTTTTTTCTGGGAGCCAAGGGCAGTGAGGAGGATCGCCGTGCTCCGTCTGAGGATCACCCTTATTACAGGTGA
- a CDS encoding ArsR family transcriptional regulator: MKKLLKIGAVALLFGSVLAGCTLGGKADEAANSNTVDTSSVAVPWIGTKNTTRINTTDPAAAAVLVSQTLWTAQSDASRPSSVVLTDVANWQIAAAATDLIHHPSNGPVLFFDKDNVPQATLDELKRLNPKGAESNDGIQIVIVGPVSDNVKRQLDELKMKIDQIAGDDPATVAAAIDAYYAKVAGELPQGVVIGSADSPEYTLPAVNWIAHMPEPLLYVTKDSVPDATAKALEGRSGKASIYVLGPESAVSAKVEDALKQYGTVTRVSGSDPYQNAIAFAKFKDSSNGFGWGITTPGHNFSFVTTDSPALAIAAAPFSHLGKHAPLLFTEKSGMPDSVMNYLMELMPKFQDSPAEGPYNHAWITGDSSAITAKAQSEIDDMLEISPASGENPHSGH, from the coding sequence GTGAAAAAGCTATTGAAAATTGGAGCTGTGGCTTTGCTGTTCGGCTCGGTTCTGGCGGGCTGTACACTGGGCGGCAAGGCGGATGAAGCGGCGAACAGCAATACTGTGGATACTTCTTCTGTTGCAGTACCCTGGATCGGAACGAAAAATACGACGCGCATCAACACTACAGATCCCGCAGCAGCGGCAGTGCTTGTCTCACAAACTCTCTGGACAGCGCAGTCGGATGCCAGCCGCCCATCCAGTGTCGTGCTAACGGATGTGGCTAATTGGCAGATCGCCGCAGCCGCGACAGACCTGATTCATCACCCGAGCAACGGTCCGGTGCTCTTTTTTGACAAAGACAATGTACCTCAGGCTACGCTGGACGAGCTGAAGCGGCTGAATCCGAAAGGAGCCGAGAGCAATGACGGCATCCAGATCGTTATCGTCGGTCCGGTTTCGGATAATGTGAAACGGCAGCTGGATGAGTTAAAAATGAAGATCGATCAGATTGCAGGCGACGATCCGGCCACCGTAGCTGCGGCGATTGATGCGTATTACGCCAAGGTCGCCGGCGAGCTGCCGCAGGGCGTTGTGATCGGCTCGGCCGACAGCCCGGAATATACCCTGCCAGCCGTCAACTGGATCGCGCACATGCCGGAGCCGCTGCTCTATGTTACCAAAGACAGTGTGCCGGATGCGACGGCGAAGGCGCTGGAGGGACGTTCCGGTAAGGCGTCTATTTATGTGCTTGGCCCCGAATCGGCTGTTTCGGCCAAGGTTGAGGATGCGCTGAAGCAGTACGGAACGGTCACAAGAGTTTCCGGCAGCGACCCTTACCAGAATGCCATTGCTTTTGCCAAGTTCAAGGATTCTAGCAACGGATTTGGCTGGGGAATTACGACGCCGGGACATAATTTCTCGTTCGTAACGACGGACTCCCCAGCGCTGGCTATTGCGGCCGCTCCGTTCAGCCATCTTGGCAAGCATGCTCCGCTGCTGTTCACCGAGAAATCCGGCATGCCGGATTCGGTCATGAATTACCTGATGGAATTAATGCCGAAGTTCCAGGACTCACCGGCAGAGGGTCCGTACAACCACGCTTGGATTACCGGCGACAGCTCGGCCATTACGGCCAAGGCGCAGAGTGAAATTGACGACATGCTGGAGATCTCCCCAGCATCTGGCGAGAATCCGCATTCCGGTCATTAG
- a CDS encoding RNA polymerase sigma factor: protein MDEGEWIRRIRQGETEYLTPLIERYYADVQKYCHWWVRNEEESKDLTQETFYRFCRHIEGYTNAGKCRAYLYTIARHLCSDHLRKRPPLSWENAEELIDRATLQKSCSVEEQVEREQLVHEMLQLLPEEQRELVFMRFCLDLTFRDIARITGVNVCMVQYRVKRGLGVLRRYLERSEFDEQGIETCHHRRPKELPLAPR, encoded by the coding sequence GTGGATGAGGGTGAATGGATTCGGCGCATCCGGCAGGGGGAGACTGAGTATTTGACGCCGCTGATCGAGCGGTATTACGCCGATGTCCAGAAGTACTGCCACTGGTGGGTTCGGAACGAGGAGGAGTCGAAGGATTTGACCCAGGAAACCTTCTACCGCTTTTGCCGGCACATTGAGGGTTATACCAATGCGGGAAAATGCCGCGCTTACTTATACACGATCGCTCGCCATCTATGCAGCGATCATCTGAGGAAGCGGCCGCCTCTATCCTGGGAGAACGCAGAAGAATTAATAGACCGGGCGACTTTGCAGAAAAGTTGCTCCGTAGAGGAGCAGGTGGAAAGGGAGCAGTTGGTACATGAAATGCTCCAGTTGTTGCCTGAAGAGCAGCGGGAACTGGTATTTATGCGGTTTTGCCTGGATTTAACTTTCCGCGACATCGCTCGAATAACGGGTGTAAATGTGTGCATGGTTCAATATCGGGTGAAGCGCGGGCTGGGCGTATTAAGACGCTACTTGGAAAGGAGTGAATTCGATGAACAAGGAATCGAAACATGCCATCATCGCCGCCCTAAAGAACTACCCCTCGCCCCCCGTTGA